From Sediminibacterium sp. TEGAF015, a single genomic window includes:
- the thiL gene encoding thiamine-phosphate kinase — protein MEQRTEIASLGEFGLIEHLTKNAEIQNASTILGVGDDAAVIDHFGKQTVITTDLLLEGIHFDLMYTPLKHLGYKAVVVNLSDLYAMNATPTQITLSIGISNRFSLEALNEFYEGVYFACEKYGVDLIGGDTSSSQKGFIISVTAIGEVAPDQFIKRSTASKGDLICVSGDLGGAYLGLTLMEREKKIYQENPSIQPDLEGESYIVGKLLKPEARKDIIEFFGKNEIVPTAMMDVSDGISSEVLHICKQSGLGARIYEEKLPIADASRKAAFKFGLDPTVCALNGGEDYELIFTIRQEDHDKIVLNEEISVIGYMTELTEGVKLLTKGGNTFDLKAQGWNAFN, from the coding sequence ATGGAACAAAGAACAGAAATAGCGAGTTTAGGTGAATTTGGTTTGATTGAACACCTGACAAAAAATGCAGAAATCCAGAATGCTTCAACAATTCTTGGTGTTGGAGACGATGCTGCAGTGATTGATCATTTTGGTAAGCAAACAGTAATTACAACCGACCTTTTATTGGAAGGAATTCATTTCGATTTAATGTACACTCCATTAAAGCACCTGGGATACAAAGCGGTGGTAGTGAATCTTAGTGATCTATACGCAATGAATGCTACCCCTACACAGATAACCCTTAGTATCGGCATCAGCAATCGTTTCAGTCTGGAAGCGTTGAATGAATTTTATGAAGGCGTATATTTCGCCTGTGAAAAATACGGAGTTGATTTAATTGGCGGGGATACTTCTTCTTCACAGAAGGGGTTTATTATTTCGGTAACTGCCATTGGAGAAGTGGCTCCAGATCAGTTCATCAAAAGAAGTACGGCCTCAAAAGGAGATCTAATTTGTGTGAGTGGCGATTTGGGGGGTGCTTATCTGGGTTTAACCCTAATGGAAAGAGAAAAGAAAATCTACCAGGAGAATCCTAGTATTCAACCTGACCTGGAAGGAGAAAGTTATATAGTAGGGAAATTATTAAAGCCCGAGGCCAGAAAAGACATCATTGAGTTTTTTGGAAAAAATGAAATTGTTCCAACTGCCATGATGGATGTAAGTGATGGCATCAGCAGTGAAGTATTGCATATCTGCAAACAATCCGGTTTAGGGGCGCGCATATACGAAGAAAAACTTCCGATTGCAGATGCCAGCAGAAAAGCTGCATTCAAGTTTGGACTCGATCCAACCGTTTGTGCACTGAATGGAGGGGAAGACTACGAACTGATTTTTACCATTCGTCAAGAAGACCACGATAAAATTGTACTCAACGAAGAAATTAGTGTGATAGGGTACATGACAGAATTAACAGAGGGAGTGAAGTTGCTGACCAAGGGAGGAAATACCTTTGACCTGAAAGCGCAGGGCTGGAATGCATTCAATTGA
- a CDS encoding inositol monophosphatase family protein produces MLKETLLKATEAGAVELRRFFNGSFVISNKEGINNLVTEADHAAEKAIMETIQAAFPDHFILSEESGELKQDSTFKWIIDPIDGTVNFANGIPICCVSIGVEKEGKMILGAVYNPFINEFYFAEKGQGAFLNDKKIQVGNKTTLITSCLVTGFPYTYLDAPNGPLQVFEKLIRKGVPVRRLGSAAIDLCWVAAGRFDGFYEHKLQAWDSAAGFLMVEEAGGKVTDFKGNYYSPYQPHIIATNGLIHDELVAVVNGGAF; encoded by the coding sequence ATGCTTAAAGAAACCTTGTTAAAAGCCACCGAAGCAGGTGCCGTAGAACTAAGAAGATTTTTCAATGGAAGTTTTGTTATTAGTAATAAAGAAGGGATTAATAATTTAGTTACAGAAGCGGATCATGCTGCAGAAAAAGCCATAATGGAAACCATTCAGGCTGCTTTTCCTGATCATTTTATTTTAAGTGAAGAATCCGGTGAACTGAAGCAGGATTCCACTTTCAAATGGATAATTGACCCGATTGATGGCACGGTAAATTTTGCCAATGGCATACCCATCTGCTGTGTAAGCATTGGGGTGGAGAAAGAAGGAAAAATGATATTGGGTGCGGTTTATAACCCTTTTATAAATGAATTTTATTTTGCAGAAAAAGGTCAGGGTGCTTTTTTGAACGATAAAAAAATACAAGTAGGAAATAAAACAACGCTGATTACAAGCTGTCTGGTAACAGGATTCCCATATACCTATCTGGATGCCCCCAATGGACCTTTACAGGTTTTTGAAAAATTAATCAGAAAGGGTGTACCGGTGAGAAGGCTGGGAAGTGCTGCCATCGATTTGTGCTGGGTAGCTGCAGGTAGATTTGATGGATTTTATGAGCATAAATTACAAGCCTGGGACAGTGCAGCAGGTTTTTTAATGGTAGAAGAAGCAGGTGGTAAGGTAACAGACTTCAAAGGAAATTATTATTCTCCCTATCAACCGCATATTATTGCAACCAACGGATTGATACATGATGAGCTGGTTGCGGTAGTAAATGGAGGCGCATTTTAA
- a CDS encoding glycosyltransferase family 2 protein, translating into MSSLLTIIIVNYRVYHHLGNCLESIQGSKHAFPVDIIVVDNAYSPEDQALLAEKYPTVQWLSASNNIGFAKANNWALQQVETDFVLFLNPDTLIAETVLQKTIDYLNQHPEVGTLGVQMRNIQGIFLPESKREIPSIKGSFFKMIGLADRFSHSAFFNSYALGQLHSDGIYSVPVLAGAFMMMPTTIAKQVGGFDDSFFMYGEDIDISLRILELGKENHYLGTVVITHVKGASSKQNPDYLNHFYGSMKIFLNKYPHLYGGIVGITLLKFFIETVWLTSRLTKKYK; encoded by the coding sequence GTGTCTTCACTACTAACCATAATTATTGTAAACTATCGGGTGTATCATCACCTGGGCAATTGTCTGGAATCTATTCAGGGCTCTAAGCATGCTTTTCCCGTTGATATCATTGTGGTTGATAATGCTTACAGTCCAGAAGATCAGGCATTGCTTGCAGAGAAATACCCAACTGTTCAATGGTTGTCAGCATCAAATAACATTGGATTTGCCAAAGCCAATAATTGGGCATTGCAGCAAGTGGAGACCGACTTTGTATTATTTCTTAATCCTGATACACTTATTGCAGAAACTGTTTTGCAGAAAACAATTGATTATTTGAACCAACACCCCGAAGTTGGTACATTGGGTGTTCAGATGAGAAATATCCAAGGAATATTTTTACCCGAGAGTAAAAGGGAAATTCCATCCATTAAGGGCTCTTTCTTTAAAATGATTGGATTGGCTGACCGGTTTTCCCATTCTGCTTTTTTTAATAGCTATGCTTTGGGACAGTTACATTCAGATGGTATTTATTCGGTGCCGGTTCTGGCAGGTGCATTCATGATGATGCCAACAACAATTGCTAAACAGGTTGGCGGTTTTGATGACTCTTTCTTTATGTACGGAGAAGATATTGACATAAGTCTCAGAATCCTTGAACTGGGAAAGGAAAATCACTATTTGGGAACGGTTGTAATTACCCATGTTAAGGGCGCCAGCTCAAAACAAAACCCGGATTATCTCAATCACTTTTATGGTTCCATGAAAATATTTCTCAATAAATATCCTCATTTATATGGTGGTATTGTTGGAATTACCCTTTTGAAGTTTTTTATTGAGACTGTGTGGCTTACTTCCCGTCTGACCAAAAAATACAAATAA
- a CDS encoding GH3 auxin-responsive promoter family protein: MPIFDLKLPNAILKALRLPQNNLRREQLRVLKKLLKKARFTSFGQQYRFDEILLSKHPGKKFQEIVPTFNYNKIYSEWWHKTIEGQSDICWPGKIKYYALSSGTSESASKYIPITNDLLRGNKMVMIKQLLSLSKYENIPYTSIGKGWLTLGGSTELQKGPGYFAGDLSGITAKKAPFWFQPFYKPGKKIAKQKDWNKKIAEIVDKAPQWDIGFLIGVPAWIQMCVEQIIEKYQLKDIHELWPNLAFFVHGGVSFEPYKKGFEKMLGKPITYIETYLASEGFIAYQDRQHAKGMRLVTNEHIFHEFVPFDDKNFTADGEMIDNPEALMLHEVEEGKDYALLISTTAGTWRYLIGDTVRFVDKEKSEIIITGRTKHFLSLVGEHLSVDNMNKAVQMASEKLNISIPEFTVAGIPSGNFFGHHWFVACNDTVDEQLLCNYIDSCLNELNDDYAVERKSALREIKLTALKEEDFLNFMLSKGKIGGQHKFPRVLKGSMLQDWYQFLEKKN; the protein is encoded by the coding sequence ATGCCAATCTTTGATCTGAAACTCCCCAATGCTATATTGAAAGCCCTCCGGCTTCCTCAGAACAATCTCAGACGAGAACAGTTAAGGGTATTGAAAAAGTTATTAAAAAAAGCGAGGTTCACTTCTTTCGGACAGCAATATCGTTTTGATGAAATCCTATTGAGTAAACATCCTGGAAAAAAATTCCAGGAAATTGTCCCTACGTTTAATTATAATAAAATTTATAGCGAATGGTGGCATAAAACCATTGAAGGGCAGTCTGATATCTGCTGGCCAGGTAAAATAAAATATTATGCACTCAGCAGCGGTACCAGTGAGTCGGCTAGTAAATACATCCCCATTACCAATGATTTATTAAGGGGGAATAAAATGGTGATGATTAAACAATTGCTGAGCCTTAGCAAATACGAAAATATTCCTTACACTTCTATTGGAAAGGGCTGGCTTACATTGGGCGGTAGCACCGAATTGCAAAAAGGCCCAGGATATTTTGCGGGAGACCTGAGTGGTATTACCGCAAAGAAAGCGCCATTCTGGTTTCAACCTTTTTATAAACCAGGCAAGAAAATTGCAAAACAAAAAGACTGGAATAAGAAAATTGCAGAAATTGTTGACAAAGCTCCTCAGTGGGATATTGGATTTTTAATTGGAGTTCCTGCCTGGATTCAAATGTGTGTGGAGCAAATAATTGAAAAGTATCAACTAAAAGACATTCATGAACTCTGGCCAAACCTCGCTTTCTTTGTGCATGGAGGTGTAAGTTTTGAACCCTACAAAAAAGGGTTTGAAAAAATGCTGGGGAAACCAATCACTTATATAGAAACTTATTTAGCCAGTGAGGGCTTTATTGCTTATCAGGATCGTCAGCATGCCAAGGGTATGCGATTGGTAACCAATGAACATATATTCCATGAATTTGTACCCTTCGATGATAAGAACTTTACAGCCGACGGAGAAATGATTGATAATCCGGAAGCGCTGATGTTGCATGAAGTAGAAGAAGGAAAAGATTATGCATTGTTAATCAGTACTACTGCTGGTACCTGGCGATATCTGATTGGCGATACCGTAAGATTTGTAGATAAAGAAAAATCTGAAATTATTATAACAGGAAGGACCAAACATTTCCTGAGTCTTGTAGGAGAGCACCTAAGTGTGGACAATATGAATAAGGCCGTGCAAATGGCATCTGAGAAATTAAATATCAGCATTCCTGAATTTACTGTAGCAGGAATTCCTTCAGGAAACTTTTTTGGTCATCATTGGTTTGTTGCCTGTAACGATACAGTAGATGAGCAGTTACTATGTAATTACATTGATAGTTGTCTGAACGAATTGAATGATGACTACGCTGTTGAAAGAAAAAGCGCACTCAGAGAAATCAAATTAACTGCACTCAAAGAAGAAGACTTTTTAAATTTCATGTTGAGTAAAGGTAAAATTGGAGGACAACATAAGTTCCCAAGAGTATTAAAGGGATCTATGTTACAGGATTGGTATCAGTTTTTAGAAAAGAAGAACTAA
- a CDS encoding peptidylprolyl isomerase: protein MRKVFIAVLFLLNSIFIHSSFAQKSRIKIHYSYKDLVSPDTLKVLFKTTQGNFVIHSYRNWAPLAADRFYTLVKQQYYTNNYIFRVEKDYVVQFGIAGKPAEDRKWDQRRLLDEPVTKKHLKSIVAFARSGKHSRTTQLFVNMQDNPKLDTTMREGVHGYPPFGKVVYGMDVLFKLNGKYRKQILPLQDSVYKWGNIYFDKYFPGLDKIISATIIR from the coding sequence ATGCGAAAAGTTTTTATTGCTGTTTTGTTCTTGTTGAACTCAATATTCATTCACTCCTCTTTTGCACAGAAGTCAAGAATTAAAATACATTACTCCTATAAGGACCTTGTTTCACCAGATACACTAAAGGTTCTGTTTAAGACCACACAGGGAAACTTTGTTATTCATTCATACAGAAATTGGGCCCCTCTGGCAGCAGATCGATTTTATACCCTGGTTAAACAGCAGTACTATACGAACAACTATATATTCAGGGTAGAAAAAGACTATGTAGTTCAATTTGGTATAGCAGGTAAGCCAGCAGAAGACCGTAAATGGGATCAACGTCGTTTATTAGATGAACCGGTCACAAAAAAACACCTAAAATCAATTGTTGCTTTTGCCAGAAGTGGAAAGCATTCAAGAACCACACAATTGTTTGTAAATATGCAGGATAATCCAAAACTAGACACAACCATGAGAGAAGGAGTGCATGGCTATCCTCCTTTTGGAAAAGTAGTATACGGAATGGACGTACTGTTTAAACTAAATGGAAAATACAGAAAACAAATACTGCCCTTACAGGATTCCGTATATAAATGGGGCAATATCTATTTTGATAAATATTTCCCAGGGCTCGATAAAATTATAAGCGCAACAATTATCCGATAA
- a CDS encoding LysE family translocator: MIAPLMKGLVLGLILSISVGPVIFAIIKQSLANGHKAGYTFVAGVSASDISLVLVCNLFTSFFTTALSHSNTIAIAGSIFLIGVGIYTFFFKKVIVDEENKVEVKKFRKRDLVGIFLSGYFMNMLNPAVFLFWFAWTAAITGDAASTPNPNQYKWIVFITCLIFVLLADIAKVALAGKLRQRLTPKNLHFINKLSGIILIGFGVALIWGVLNFGDKLK; the protein is encoded by the coding sequence ATGATTGCACCATTGATGAAAGGACTGGTTTTAGGGCTGATTCTAAGTATTTCAGTGGGTCCGGTAATTTTTGCCATCATCAAACAAAGTCTTGCAAACGGCCATAAAGCAGGTTATACATTTGTTGCAGGAGTTTCTGCCAGCGATATAAGTCTGGTGCTCGTTTGTAATTTATTTACCAGCTTTTTTACTACTGCACTTTCTCATAGCAATACAATTGCCATTGCAGGAAGTATTTTTTTAATCGGGGTAGGCATTTATACTTTTTTCTTCAAAAAAGTAATAGTAGACGAAGAAAACAAAGTAGAAGTTAAAAAATTCAGGAAAAGAGATCTTGTTGGAATCTTTCTCTCAGGATATTTTATGAACATGTTGAATCCGGCTGTATTTCTTTTCTGGTTTGCTTGGACTGCAGCAATCACAGGGGATGCTGCCAGTACCCCCAATCCCAATCAATACAAATGGATTGTATTTATTACCTGTCTGATTTTCGTTTTGTTGGCTGATATTGCCAAAGTTGCATTGGCTGGAAAATTAAGACAGCGTTTAACACCTAAGAACCTCCATTTTATCAATAAACTATCAGGTATTATCCTGATTGGATTTGGCGTTGCCTTAATTTGGGGCGTGCTAAATTTTGGAGACAAGCTGAAATAG
- the mtgA gene encoding monofunctional biosynthetic peptidoglycan transglycosylase: MIKKIWKKTKRILLILFLSSLLYTILCRWVMPPVTITQIANAFGYGLKRDYVSWNQINYSVKLAAIASEDQAYPDHSGFDWDAIEKSLKPKKKNKKTKIPLGGGASTITQQTAKNVFLWQGGSITKFIRKIPELYFTKLIEWIWGKERILEVYLNVIEMGPGIFGIQAAAKHYFNKDASKLTRAEAAMIIASLPNPKKFLVKPISRRVSWRYPQILKQMNNIEGDEDIKSLLR; encoded by the coding sequence GTGATTAAAAAAATCTGGAAGAAAACAAAACGTATCCTTTTGATACTTTTTCTGAGCTCCCTGTTGTACACTATTCTTTGCAGATGGGTAATGCCACCGGTTACTATCACTCAGATTGCCAATGCATTTGGTTATGGATTAAAGCGGGACTATGTTTCGTGGAATCAAATTAATTATTCCGTAAAGCTGGCAGCCATTGCCAGCGAGGACCAGGCCTATCCGGATCATAGTGGTTTTGACTGGGATGCCATAGAAAAAAGCCTGAAGCCCAAAAAGAAGAACAAGAAAACCAAGATACCATTGGGCGGAGGAGCAAGCACCATTACCCAACAAACAGCTAAGAATGTTTTTCTTTGGCAGGGAGGATCTATCACAAAGTTTATCCGTAAAATTCCAGAGCTGTATTTCACTAAACTAATAGAATGGATCTGGGGTAAAGAAAGAATTCTGGAAGTATATCTGAATGTGATTGAAATGGGTCCAGGTATTTTTGGAATACAAGCTGCTGCTAAACATTACTTTAATAAAGACGCTTCAAAATTAACTCGGGCTGAAGCTGCTATGATTATAGCCTCTTTGCCCAATCCCAAAAAGTTTCTGGTTAAACCAATAAGCCGTAGAGTTTCCTGGCGCTATCCTCAAATTCTTAAACAGATGAATAACATTGAGGGTGATGAAGACATTAAATCACTACTTCGATAA
- a CDS encoding ATP-binding protein — MQEIKKIVIIGPESTGKSTLSKTLAEHYQTLWCPEYAREYLLQNGTNYSAADLLTIAKGQLELEDVYTRKVQEENKCSVLFVDTDMYVMKVWSEYVFGTCDFFILDTIIKRKYDGYLLCNIDLPWVKDELREYPDEKPRQELFSIYKDLLINQPVPWSLISGTNAERTTAAIEATNQFLQLSK; from the coding sequence ATGCAGGAAATTAAAAAAATAGTCATTATTGGTCCGGAGAGTACCGGAAAAAGCACACTGAGTAAAACGCTCGCTGAACATTACCAAACTTTGTGGTGCCCGGAGTATGCGAGAGAATATTTGTTACAAAATGGAACCAATTACAGTGCAGCAGATTTACTAACTATTGCTAAAGGACAGTTAGAACTGGAAGATGTTTACACTCGAAAGGTACAGGAAGAAAATAAGTGTTCCGTTTTGTTTGTTGACACAGATATGTATGTAATGAAAGTATGGAGTGAATATGTATTCGGAACCTGTGATTTTTTTATATTAGATACCATTATTAAGAGAAAATACGACGGCTATTTATTGTGTAATATAGATTTGCCCTGGGTAAAAGATGAGCTGAGAGAGTATCCCGATGAAAAACCAAGACAAGAATTGTTTTCCATTTACAAAGACTTATTAATCAACCAGCCGGTACCCTGGTCATTGATCAGCGGAACAAATGCAGAAAGAACGACTGCTGCAATAGAAGCAACTAATCAATTCCTGCAATTATCGAAGTAG
- the pnuC gene encoding nicotinamide riboside transporter PnuC — translation MTLSQIFESFITGMQQTSLLEFIAVFAGIASVWFSRKENIWVYPIGLINTTFYIYLSVKGHLYGEASVNLYYTIMSIYGWILWARKNNQTHEKIMKIQFSSPKEWGSQIVFFGVFYSILYFSLQQLQVSFAPEAIPWADAFASATAYTGMWLMARKKVESWYWWIATNIASIPLYFMKGYVFTSVQFCVLLILAIAGLISWRKKASHAGN, via the coding sequence ATGACATTATCACAAATATTTGAATCCTTTATTACCGGAATGCAACAAACAAGTCTGTTGGAATTCATTGCTGTATTTGCGGGGATTGCCAGTGTATGGTTTAGCAGAAAGGAAAATATTTGGGTATACCCAATAGGATTGATTAATACAACTTTTTATATCTATCTGAGTGTAAAAGGACATTTATACGGAGAGGCGAGTGTGAATTTATATTATACCATTATGAGTATTTACGGGTGGATATTATGGGCCAGAAAAAATAACCAGACGCATGAAAAAATAATGAAGATTCAATTTAGCTCGCCTAAAGAATGGGGCAGTCAAATTGTATTCTTCGGGGTATTCTATAGTATATTATATTTTTCCCTGCAACAACTACAGGTTTCGTTTGCGCCTGAAGCTATACCCTGGGCAGATGCTTTTGCTAGTGCAACCGCTTATACAGGTATGTGGCTTATGGCCAGAAAAAAAGTAGAAAGCTGGTATTGGTGGATAGCAACAAATATTGCTTCTATTCCGTTATACTTTATGAAGGGATACGTGTTCACCAGTGTTCAGTTTTGCGTATTGCTCATTTTAGCAATTGCCGGTTTAATTAGCTGGCGGAAAAAAGCCAGTCATGCAGGAAATTAA
- a CDS encoding NifU family protein gives MITTGNPVISIYTEMTPNPETMKFVANKLLYPGKSIDFADETLSAPSPLAKELFSFPFIKSVFIASNFITLTKTADTEDWQDVIPTIKEFLKQYLENGGVVVNEEEVAKVKQEASNTVSADDDDIVKRVKELLENYVKPAVEMDGGAIQFKSYNDGVVNLMLQGSCSGCPSSMITLKAGIEGMMKRMIPEVKEVVAEAE, from the coding sequence ATGATAACGACTGGCAACCCTGTCATCAGCATTTATACAGAAATGACTCCTAATCCTGAGACTATGAAGTTTGTAGCCAACAAGCTTTTGTATCCAGGAAAAAGCATTGATTTTGCAGATGAAACGCTTTCGGCTCCTTCACCGTTAGCCAAGGAATTGTTTAGTTTTCCTTTTATCAAAAGCGTTTTCATAGCAAGTAATTTTATTACACTCACCAAAACGGCTGACACGGAAGATTGGCAGGATGTAATCCCTACCATCAAGGAATTTTTAAAACAATACCTTGAAAATGGCGGAGTAGTTGTAAACGAAGAAGAAGTTGCCAAAGTAAAACAGGAAGCCAGCAACACGGTAAGTGCGGATGACGATGATATTGTGAAGAGAGTTAAAGAATTATTGGAAAACTATGTAAAGCCCGCAGTTGAAATGGATGGTGGAGCCATTCAGTTCAAAAGCTATAACGACGGTGTAGTTAACTTAATGCTACAAGGATCTTGTTCTGGTTGTCCGTCATCCATGATAACGCTGAAAGCCGGTATTGAGGGAATGATGAAACGAATGATTCCTGAAGTGAAAGAAGTGGTTGCCGAAGCAGAATAA
- a CDS encoding glycoside hydrolase family 5 protein, whose protein sequence is MRNLVFLCIWMMFSSQLKAQIDPFVLGMTLGGGEINDNQLPGHLNEHYQYPTEEEVDYYYQRGFRLITIPFRWERVQKNLGGDLDYGEIGEIRKVVTWASNRNMQVILSMYNSGRYRKYGVDYIVGSYSVSRQDFADCWNKIANAFAGYPNIYGYNLMSEPHDMQAFDWQTTAQWAISSIRQADRRSRIIISGNNYAAAESWPDYSDALKYLNDPQDKLVYNAHCYFDNDFTGKYLFSYDQNQAWDSTGIQRAMPFVQWLKQNNKRGMIGQFGVPDTDARWLNIMDKFLQYLKSENVTAQYSSSGKKLSGNPVSTYPLASVERPQIKTLQSFLDASGFSNKPWSEKTETVANNDAAKKAEVEAPAEPPSSFLFLPGTVLLPQPNGGLYKPVLKSNIREKAVRTAKYRTP, encoded by the coding sequence ATGCGAAACCTTGTCTTTTTATGTATCTGGATGATGTTTTCCAGCCAGTTGAAGGCTCAGATAGACCCTTTTGTGCTTGGAATGACCCTGGGTGGCGGTGAAATAAACGACAATCAGTTGCCTGGACATCTTAATGAACATTATCAATATCCCACAGAGGAAGAAGTAGACTACTATTATCAGAGGGGGTTTAGACTTATTACGATCCCTTTTCGCTGGGAGCGTGTACAAAAAAACCTGGGCGGAGACTTGGATTATGGAGAAATTGGAGAGATCCGCAAAGTTGTAACCTGGGCTTCCAATCGGAATATGCAGGTTATTCTTTCCATGTACAACAGTGGCAGATACCGCAAATATGGAGTAGATTATATAGTAGGTTCTTATTCGGTAAGCAGACAGGATTTTGCGGATTGCTGGAATAAAATTGCCAACGCTTTTGCCGGATACCCCAATATATATGGATATAATCTGATGTCTGAACCACATGATATGCAGGCGTTTGATTGGCAAACTACCGCCCAGTGGGCCATTAGTTCCATCCGTCAGGCGGATCGCAGAAGCCGCATTATTATTTCAGGCAATAACTATGCAGCTGCCGAAAGCTGGCCGGATTATTCTGACGCCTTAAAATACCTGAATGATCCTCAGGACAAACTAGTGTATAATGCACACTGTTATTTTGACAACGACTTTACCGGGAAGTATTTATTTTCCTATGATCAGAATCAGGCATGGGATTCAACAGGTATACAGCGGGCAATGCCTTTTGTACAATGGTTAAAACAGAATAATAAGCGAGGGATGATTGGCCAATTTGGTGTACCCGATACAGATGCCCGCTGGTTGAATATTATGGATAAATTCCTTCAATATTTAAAGTCAGAAAATGTTACTGCTCAGTATAGTTCTTCTGGAAAAAAACTTTCAGGTAATCCGGTTAGTACTTATCCACTGGCAAGTGTAGAACGCCCCCAGATCAAAACCCTGCAATCTTTTCTGGATGCTTCCGGATTTTCGAATAAGCCCTGGTCAGAAAAAACAGAAACAGTTGCCAATAACGATGCGGCAAAAAAGGCCGAAGTTGAAGCTCCGGCAGAGCCGCCTTCCTCTTTTTTATTTTTACCTGGTACTGTTTTATTGCCGCAACCCAATGGAGGTTTGTACAAACCGGTTTTAAAATCAAATATCCGGGAGAAAGCTGTTAGAACTGCTAAATATCGGACACCCTAG